One region of Streptomyces subrutilus genomic DNA includes:
- a CDS encoding alpha/beta fold hydrolase: MTSLLPSQKSVIVRGSGPGLLLAHGAGSDIEDSYGPVLENLAARRTVIGPDYPGSGNNPLQDLPLTLDRLADHIVESAVQSGVHSFAISGFSLGTTVAVRAAVRHPERVTALVLSAGFARPNARLKLVVDTWRALGAPDGDSRVLASYLSLVVGGARWLDARSHEEVEEQLALFSAGMPPGTDAQLALFDGIDVRADLARIAVPVLVVSPLGDLLTTPVHSRELADGIPGARLATLDCGHAIAAERPAEWAALITEFLDSVGG, translated from the coding sequence ATGACCTCTCTGCTTCCTTCCCAAAAATCCGTCATCGTGCGTGGCAGCGGGCCAGGACTGCTGCTCGCGCATGGTGCGGGCAGTGACATCGAGGACAGTTACGGGCCGGTCCTCGAAAATCTCGCCGCCCGTCGGACCGTCATCGGCCCGGATTATCCGGGCTCCGGGAATAATCCCCTCCAGGACCTTCCGCTGACACTCGACCGGCTCGCCGACCACATAGTGGAAAGCGCCGTGCAATCCGGCGTGCATTCTTTTGCCATATCCGGATTCTCGCTGGGCACGACGGTGGCCGTGCGGGCCGCGGTACGCCATCCCGAGCGGGTTACCGCTCTCGTTCTCTCCGCCGGATTCGCCCGTCCGAACGCACGCCTCAAGCTGGTGGTCGACACCTGGCGCGCGCTCGGCGCGCCGGACGGCGACAGCAGGGTCCTGGCCTCCTACCTCTCCCTGGTGGTCGGGGGCGCCCGCTGGCTCGACGCGCGCTCCCACGAGGAGGTCGAGGAACAGCTCGCGCTGTTCTCCGCCGGGATGCCGCCGGGCACCGACGCGCAGCTCGCCCTCTTCGACGGCATCGACGTGCGGGCCGACCTGGCGCGGATCGCGGTACCGGTCCTCGTCGTCTCACCCCTCGGCGACCTTCTCACCACTCCCGTTCACTCCCGCGAACTCGCGGACGGCATCCCGGGCGCCCGGCTGGCGACGCTGGACTGCGGTCACGCCATCGCCGCGGAGCGGCCGGCCGAGTGGGCCGCGCTCATCACCGAGTTCCTCGACTCCGTAGGCGGCTGA
- a CDS encoding MFS transporter produces the protein MAQTEEIADTTGVPERSATRGWLGVAAVASATFTVVTSEMLPVGLLTPIGDALEVTEGTAGLTLTITGLVGAVSAPLLTPLLGRFDRRAVLCALMAVLTVGNLLAAWTPNFAVMVAARVLVGIGMGGVWAIAAGLAVRLVPPKSIGSATSLIFSGIAVASVLGVPAGTYIGELADWRAAFVTVGVLALLVLVALAVLLPRLPAEQEVRLGGVMRLFGEARVRTGLVVVALLVTGHFAAYTYVRPVLEEVSGASAGMIGTLLLVYGVAGVAGNFAAGAGAGRSPRSTLLVISAVLAATVALVPLLGGSVLTAGVLLAVWGLSYGGVSVSTQTWLLASAPEAREAASSLFVGVFNGAIALGALAGGLAADGAGVTAVMWLGGGLAVAALAVTALGKAPSSGRL, from the coding sequence ATGGCACAGACTGAGGAAATTGCAGACACCACCGGGGTGCCGGAGCGATCCGCGACCCGCGGCTGGCTCGGCGTCGCGGCGGTCGCGAGCGCGACGTTCACGGTGGTGACGTCCGAGATGCTGCCCGTGGGCCTGCTGACGCCCATCGGGGACGCGCTGGAGGTGACCGAGGGCACCGCCGGGCTGACCCTGACCATCACCGGCCTGGTCGGCGCGGTGTCGGCGCCGCTGCTGACACCGCTGCTCGGGCGGTTCGACCGGCGGGCGGTGCTGTGTGCGCTGATGGCGGTCCTGACGGTGGGCAACCTGCTCGCGGCGTGGACCCCGAACTTCGCGGTGATGGTGGCCGCGCGCGTGCTGGTCGGCATCGGCATGGGCGGTGTCTGGGCGATCGCGGCGGGCCTGGCGGTCCGCCTGGTGCCGCCGAAGTCGATCGGCTCCGCGACCTCGCTGATCTTCAGCGGCATCGCGGTGGCTTCGGTGCTCGGCGTCCCCGCGGGTACGTACATCGGCGAACTGGCCGACTGGCGAGCCGCGTTCGTCACCGTGGGCGTCCTGGCACTGCTGGTGCTGGTCGCCCTGGCGGTTCTGCTGCCGCGGCTGCCCGCCGAGCAGGAGGTGCGGCTCGGCGGTGTGATGCGGCTGTTCGGCGAGGCGCGGGTGCGGACCGGGCTGGTCGTGGTGGCGCTGCTGGTCACCGGCCACTTCGCCGCCTACACGTACGTGCGCCCCGTGCTGGAGGAGGTCTCGGGGGCGAGCGCCGGGATGATCGGCACACTGCTGCTCGTGTACGGAGTCGCGGGCGTGGCGGGCAACTTCGCGGCCGGCGCGGGCGCCGGGCGCTCCCCGCGCTCCACCCTGCTGGTGATCAGCGCGGTGCTGGCGGCCACGGTCGCGCTGGTGCCGCTGCTCGGCGGTTCCGTCCTGACCGCCGGTGTGCTGCTGGCCGTCTGGGGACTGTCGTACGGCGGCGTGTCGGTCAGCACCCAGACCTGGCTGCTGGCTTCGGCTCCCGAGGCGCGCGAGGCCGCGTCCTCGCTGTTCGTCGGCGTGTTCAACGGGGCCATCGCCCTGGGCGCGCTGGCCGGGGGGCTGGCCGCGGACGGCGCGGGCGTCACCGCGGTGATGTGGCTGGGCGGCGGGCTCGCCGTCGCGGCCCTCGCGGTGACGGCCCTGGGCAAGGCGCCCTCGTCAGGGCGCCTCTGA
- a CDS encoding LysR family transcriptional regulator, translating into MSGVEIRELETFLVLAQELHFGRTGERLYVSQSRVSQLLRSLESRIGAPLVERTSRRVRLTPLGESFLAGLRPAYDALRATVDEARAAARGMGGELRIGFQGTVDDYLSRAIALFGDRYPDCAIDIVEIPLSDPFGPLRRQEVDCAVVLLPVAEDDLVLGPVFSRQPQTLAVSVRHPFAARESLSAEELADCRLIGIDGGAPEYWRQAQAPGLTPGGLPVPAGPSVNTLQEGLSLTAANRGAMLLCRSTADYHGRRDSLTFVPVQGLPDSELGLIRHRTRPSAQAEAFALAVGETAGPAD; encoded by the coding sequence ATGAGCGGTGTCGAGATACGCGAGCTGGAGACGTTCCTCGTGCTCGCGCAGGAGTTGCACTTCGGACGGACCGGCGAGCGGCTGTACGTCTCGCAGAGCCGGGTCAGCCAGCTGCTGCGCTCCCTGGAGAGCCGCATCGGCGCGCCACTCGTCGAACGCACCAGCCGCCGGGTGCGCCTGACCCCGCTGGGCGAGAGCTTCCTCGCGGGCCTGCGCCCCGCCTACGACGCGCTGCGCGCCACGGTGGACGAGGCCCGGGCCGCCGCGCGGGGCATGGGCGGGGAACTGCGCATCGGCTTCCAGGGCACCGTCGACGACTACCTCAGCCGGGCGATCGCCCTGTTCGGCGACCGGTATCCCGACTGCGCGATCGACATCGTCGAGATCCCGCTCTCCGACCCCTTCGGGCCGCTGCGCCGCCAGGAGGTGGACTGCGCGGTGGTGCTGCTGCCGGTGGCCGAGGACGACCTCGTCCTCGGCCCGGTCTTCTCCCGGCAGCCGCAGACCCTGGCCGTGTCCGTCCGGCACCCCTTCGCGGCGCGGGAGTCACTCTCGGCGGAGGAGCTCGCCGACTGCCGGCTCATCGGCATCGACGGCGGGGCCCCCGAGTACTGGCGCCAGGCCCAGGCCCCCGGTCTGACCCCCGGCGGGCTCCCCGTACCGGCCGGACCCAGCGTCAACACGCTCCAGGAAGGCCTGAGTCTGACGGCGGCCAACCGCGGAGCCATGCTGCTGTGCCGGTCCACGGCCGACTACCACGGCCGCCGCGACTCCCTCACCTTCGTCCCGGTGCAGGGCCTGCCCGACTCCGAACTGGGCCTCATCCGCCACCGCACGCGGCCCTCCGCGCAGGCGGAGGCCTTCGCCCTGGCGGTCGGCGAGACGGCCGGACCGGCGGACTGA
- a CDS encoding phosphotransferase enzyme family protein translates to MDEARARDVLAAAGLGGEGAALLALGENAVFAAGDLVVKVGRADEALAARARRELAVAYWLERAGVPAVRAAEPEPRLVAGYPVTLWHRLPAAVRPAEPEDLAGLLRRIHALPEPPFRLGARELLGGVERWLRLAGDAIDPADAAYLRGRRDAYAGEVAALVPHLPRGPIHGDALPRNVHVGPDGPVLVDLETVSADLREHDLVVMALSLDRYGLPAASYGAFVTAYGWDVRDWDGCAVLRGARETASCAWVSQHAPTNPKALAEFRRRVDSLREGATGVRWHPF, encoded by the coding sequence ATGGACGAGGCGCGGGCCAGGGACGTACTGGCGGCCGCGGGCCTGGGCGGCGAAGGCGCCGCCCTGCTGGCCCTTGGCGAGAACGCGGTCTTCGCCGCCGGGGACCTGGTGGTGAAGGTGGGCCGCGCGGACGAGGCCCTGGCGGCGCGGGCGAGGCGCGAACTGGCCGTCGCGTACTGGCTGGAACGGGCCGGCGTCCCGGCGGTCCGCGCGGCTGAGCCGGAGCCGCGGCTGGTGGCCGGGTACCCGGTGACGCTGTGGCACCGGCTCCCGGCGGCGGTGCGTCCCGCGGAGCCGGAGGACCTCGCGGGGCTGCTGCGGCGGATCCACGCCCTGCCCGAACCGCCGTTCCGGCTGGGCGCGCGGGAGCTGCTGGGCGGGGTCGAACGCTGGCTGCGGCTGGCCGGCGACGCGATCGACCCGGCGGACGCGGCGTACCTGCGGGGCCGCCGCGACGCCTACGCGGGCGAGGTGGCCGCCCTGGTCCCGCACCTGCCTCGGGGGCCGATCCACGGCGACGCCCTGCCCCGCAACGTGCACGTCGGCCCGGACGGACCGGTCCTGGTCGACCTGGAGACAGTCTCGGCCGACCTGCGCGAGCACGACCTGGTGGTGATGGCCCTCTCCCTCGACCGGTACGGGCTGCCGGCCGCGTCCTACGGGGCGTTCGTGACGGCGTACGGCTGGGACGTCCGCGACTGGGACGGCTGCGCGGTGCTGCGCGGGGCCCGCGAGACGGCCAGCTGCGCCTGGGTCTCCCAGCACGCGCCGACCAACCCGAAGGCGCTGGCCGAATTCCGCCGTCGGGTGGACTCCCTGCGCGAGGGCGCGACCGGGGTGCGCTGGCACCCGTTCTGA
- a CDS encoding carbohydrate ABC transporter permease — translation MTAAAPAHTGRRAGHGAWFLVLPALIPILLLSLGPLLYGVSLAFTDAQSGRTSPTQWVGMLNFQDLLHDRLFWESFRIGLLWAVGVTVPQFLLALGLALLLNQNLRFRWLARSLAIIPWAMPEVVVGILWRLVYHPDAGVLNETLSGLGLAGDTDWLSGLATALPAVVVVGIWAGMPQTTVALLAGLQNTPHELHEAAALDGAGAWRRFRAVTWPAIRPVALSISALNLIWNFNSFALVYVLTNGGPGGRTRLPMLFAYEEAFRYGQFGYAAAMGCVMVAVISVLLAVYLAGRLRGGDT, via the coding sequence GTGACCGCAGCCGCCCCCGCGCACACGGGCCGCCGGGCCGGCCACGGGGCCTGGTTCCTGGTCCTGCCCGCGCTCATTCCGATCCTGCTGCTCAGCCTCGGCCCGCTGCTCTACGGCGTCTCCCTGGCCTTCACCGACGCCCAGTCCGGCCGCACCTCGCCCACCCAGTGGGTCGGGATGCTCAACTTCCAGGACCTGCTCCACGACCGGCTGTTCTGGGAGTCCTTCCGGATCGGCCTGCTGTGGGCGGTCGGAGTCACCGTCCCGCAGTTCCTGCTGGCCCTCGGGCTGGCCCTGCTGCTCAATCAGAACCTCCGCTTCCGGTGGCTGGCCCGCTCGCTCGCGATCATCCCCTGGGCCATGCCCGAGGTGGTGGTCGGCATCCTCTGGCGGCTGGTCTACCACCCCGACGCGGGAGTCCTCAACGAGACCCTGTCCGGCCTCGGGCTCGCCGGGGACACCGACTGGCTCAGCGGCCTGGCCACCGCCCTGCCCGCCGTCGTCGTGGTCGGCATCTGGGCGGGCATGCCCCAGACCACGGTCGCGCTGCTCGCCGGACTGCAGAACACCCCGCACGAACTCCACGAGGCCGCCGCCCTCGACGGCGCCGGCGCCTGGCGCCGCTTCCGGGCGGTCACCTGGCCCGCGATCCGGCCGGTGGCGCTGTCGATCTCCGCGCTCAACCTGATCTGGAACTTCAACTCCTTCGCCCTGGTCTACGTGCTGACCAACGGCGGGCCCGGCGGCCGAACCCGGCTGCCCATGCTCTTCGCCTACGAGGAGGCCTTCCGCTACGGGCAGTTCGGGTACGCGGCCGCCATGGGCTGCGTGATGGTCGCGGTGATCTCGGTGCTGCTCGCCGTGTACCTGGCCGGCCGGCTCCGGGGAGGCGACACCTGA
- a CDS encoding carbohydrate ABC transporter permease: MGPARSRSRTPRGVRAAQYTALAGYLAFLAFPFLWLLSTAFKPARELGSLHPTWIPEDPTLGNFRQAFAEQPLAQAALNSLVAAVCAAVLAVALATPTAFVLARRRGRLATAATGWVVISQAFPFVLVIIPLFLVLKNLHLVNSLPGLILVYVVWSLPFALWMLVGYVRAVPPELEEAAAMDGAGRLRTLVSVVAPLLAPGIVATALFAFITAWNEFFFALVLLKTPEKQTLPVVLTHFLGAEGAADLGPLAAAAFLATLPSLVVFAVIQKRITGGMLAGAVKS; this comes from the coding sequence ATGGGACCCGCGCGCAGCCGCTCCAGAACCCCCCGAGGCGTCCGGGCCGCCCAGTACACAGCGCTCGCCGGCTACCTCGCCTTCCTCGCGTTCCCGTTCCTGTGGCTGCTCTCCACGGCCTTCAAGCCCGCCCGCGAGCTCGGCAGCCTGCACCCCACCTGGATCCCCGAGGACCCGACCCTCGGCAACTTCCGCCAGGCCTTCGCCGAGCAGCCGCTGGCGCAGGCGGCGCTGAACAGCCTGGTCGCCGCGGTCTGCGCCGCCGTGCTCGCGGTCGCCCTGGCCACCCCGACGGCCTTCGTCCTCGCCCGCCGGCGGGGGAGGCTGGCCACCGCCGCCACCGGCTGGGTCGTGATCAGCCAGGCCTTCCCGTTCGTCCTGGTGATCATCCCGCTCTTCCTGGTGCTGAAGAACCTCCACCTCGTCAACTCGCTCCCGGGCCTGATCCTCGTGTACGTCGTCTGGTCGCTGCCGTTCGCGCTGTGGATGCTCGTCGGCTACGTGCGCGCCGTCCCGCCCGAGCTGGAGGAGGCGGCCGCGATGGACGGGGCCGGGCGGCTGCGCACCCTCGTCTCGGTGGTCGCGCCCCTGCTGGCGCCGGGGATCGTGGCCACCGCCCTGTTCGCCTTCATCACCGCCTGGAACGAGTTCTTCTTCGCCCTCGTCCTCCTCAAGACCCCGGAGAAGCAGACCTTGCCGGTCGTCCTGACGCACTTCCTGGGCGCCGAGGGGGCCGCCGACCTCGGCCCGCTCGCCGCCGCGGCCTTCCTCGCGACCCTGCCCTCGCTGGTGGTCTTCGCCGTCATCCAGAAGCGGATCACCGGCGGCATGCTGGCCGGGGCGGTGAAGAGCTGA
- a CDS encoding ABC transporter substrate-binding protein: protein MRRRAGRRARAGAGAPAWVCALVLVLLAATAGGCSAPRGTSDGVVRLRFQSLAWQKESVDANRALVAEWNAAHPEVQVQYVQGSWSSVHDQLLTSFEGGEAPDVIHDASDDLADFAYGGYLADLRPLLSERLKADIPDASWETVTFGPDGGVYGVPFLQEPRVLMANTELLRASGARIPTPEAPWSWEEFRTAARQLTAEGRYGVAWPLKDPVSATLNLGLSAGGRLFHRDAGGKAAIRWSEGDAVVPATIRAQTETDRSASRATLGMGGSDTLPGFFGGRYAMVPLGFSYRQQIVAQAPPGFAWQVLPPPAGAEGLSQGVSPQTLSVAQDSPYKKEAAAFIDFLLSPANMVRLARGDWMLPTGTRALADPALRTPELGWATGAALAAGLRPAPAQSVRGYPEWKDKVATPALQEFYSGAIDLAELEKRLVGDGNRVLARYQR from the coding sequence ATGCGCCGCCGCGCAGGACGGCGCGCCCGTGCCGGGGCCGGCGCCCCGGCCTGGGTCTGCGCCCTCGTGCTCGTGCTGCTGGCCGCGACGGCCGGCGGCTGTTCCGCGCCGCGCGGCACTTCCGACGGCGTGGTGCGGCTGCGCTTCCAGTCCCTGGCGTGGCAGAAGGAGTCCGTCGACGCCAACAGGGCCCTGGTCGCCGAGTGGAACGCCGCCCACCCGGAGGTCCAGGTCCAGTACGTGCAGGGCAGCTGGAGCAGCGTCCACGACCAGCTGCTGACCTCCTTCGAGGGCGGCGAGGCCCCGGACGTCATCCACGACGCCTCCGACGACCTCGCCGACTTCGCCTACGGCGGCTACCTCGCGGACCTGCGGCCCCTGCTCTCCGAGCGGCTCAAGGCCGACATCCCGGACGCCTCCTGGGAGACCGTCACCTTCGGGCCGGACGGCGGGGTGTACGGGGTCCCCTTCCTCCAGGAGCCCCGGGTCCTGATGGCCAACACCGAGCTGCTGCGCGCCTCGGGCGCGCGCATCCCCACCCCCGAAGCCCCCTGGAGCTGGGAGGAGTTCCGCACGGCCGCCCGGCAGCTGACCGCTGAGGGGCGGTACGGGGTGGCCTGGCCGCTCAAGGACCCCGTCTCCGCCACCCTCAACCTCGGCCTGTCCGCGGGCGGCCGGCTCTTCCACCGCGACGCCGGGGGCAAGGCCGCCATCCGCTGGTCCGAGGGGGACGCCGTCGTCCCCGCCACCATCCGGGCCCAGACCGAGACCGACCGCAGCGCCTCCCGGGCCACCCTCGGGATGGGCGGCTCCGACACCCTGCCCGGCTTCTTCGGCGGCCGGTACGCCATGGTGCCGCTCGGGTTCTCGTACCGCCAACAGATCGTGGCCCAGGCGCCGCCCGGCTTCGCGTGGCAGGTGCTGCCGCCCCCGGCCGGGGCCGAGGGCCTGTCCCAGGGGGTCAGCCCGCAGACCCTGTCCGTCGCGCAGGACAGCCCGTACAAGAAGGAGGCGGCGGCCTTCATCGACTTCCTGCTGAGCCCGGCCAACATGGTCCGCCTCGCCCGCGGCGACTGGATGCTGCCGACCGGCACCCGGGCGCTGGCCGACCCCGCGCTGCGCACGCCCGAGCTCGGCTGGGCCACCGGCGCGGCGCTCGCGGCCGGGCTGCGGCCCGCGCCGGCCCAGTCGGTGCGCGGCTACCCGGAGTGGAAGGACAAGGTCGCGACCCCGGCGCTGCAGGAGTTCTACAGCGGCGCGATCGACCTAGCCGAGCTGGAGAAGCGCCTGGTGGGAGACGGGAACCGGGTGCTGGCGCGGTACCAGAGGTAA
- a CDS encoding DUF1697 domain-containing protein, which produces MAKKYAALLRGINVGGSRKVPMAELRSLLEELGHEDVQTYLQSGNAVFSSAGKDPRALARELETAIEAHFGFRVACLVVDGAHLKAVADACPFPAAELEGKQLHATFFSEQPGPERFAGLDRQAYLPEEYRLGDHVLYLYAPGGLGRSKLAEALAKPARVKGIDATTRNWNTVAKLVELTAA; this is translated from the coding sequence ATGGCCAAGAAATACGCGGCGCTGCTGCGCGGGATCAATGTCGGCGGGAGCAGGAAGGTCCCCATGGCGGAGCTGCGCTCCCTCCTGGAGGAGCTCGGCCACGAGGACGTGCAGACGTACCTGCAGAGCGGCAACGCCGTCTTCAGCAGCGCGGGGAAGGACCCGCGGGCACTCGCCCGGGAGCTGGAGACGGCCATCGAGGCGCACTTCGGCTTCCGGGTGGCGTGCCTCGTCGTGGACGGGGCCCACCTGAAGGCCGTCGCCGACGCCTGCCCGTTCCCGGCCGCCGAACTGGAGGGCAAGCAGCTCCACGCCACCTTCTTCTCCGAGCAGCCCGGCCCGGAGCGCTTCGCCGGGCTCGACCGGCAGGCGTACCTCCCCGAGGAGTACCGGCTGGGCGACCACGTGCTCTACCTCTACGCCCCGGGCGGGCTGGGCCGCTCCAAACTGGCCGAGGCCCTCGCCAAGCCGGCCCGGGTCAAGGGCATCGACGCCACGACCCGCAACTGGAACACGGTCGCCAAACTGGTGGAACTGACCGCGGCCTGA
- a CDS encoding ketopantoate reductase family protein has protein sequence MRYIIIGAGAVGATIGGRLAEAGGEVVLVARGAHAQALRADGLRLTTAAGTRVHRLPVVTGPVELGELRPDDVLLLAVKTQDAIAALDAWGDAEVAGGGTAAQRLPVLCAQNGVESERLALRRFARVYGVCVWLPATFLEPGVVSALCAPLTGILHVGLAAGGTDALTRAVAADLGKAGFEAPPAEDVMRWKYAKLLGNLGNAVQATTGPEPGPAKAALLLRAVREAKAVFGAAGIAYASDAEQAAARDGKAEQPPGVRGGSSWQSLARGTGSVEADYLNGEISLLGRLHGVATPVNDVLRHAANIFAREGLPPGAMSIEDLTALADEAVARS, from the coding sequence ATGCGTTACATCATCATCGGCGCGGGCGCGGTCGGCGCCACCATCGGCGGACGGCTCGCGGAAGCGGGCGGCGAGGTCGTCCTCGTCGCACGGGGCGCGCACGCGCAGGCCCTGCGGGCGGACGGCCTGCGGCTGACCACCGCGGCCGGCACCCGCGTGCACCGGCTGCCCGTGGTCACCGGGCCGGTCGAACTGGGCGAACTGCGCCCGGACGACGTCCTGCTGCTGGCCGTCAAGACGCAGGACGCGATCGCCGCGCTCGACGCGTGGGGCGACGCGGAGGTCGCGGGCGGCGGAACGGCGGCGCAGCGGCTTCCGGTGCTGTGCGCGCAGAACGGCGTCGAGAGCGAACGGCTGGCCCTGCGGCGCTTCGCGCGGGTGTACGGGGTGTGCGTGTGGCTGCCCGCGACCTTCCTGGAGCCGGGCGTGGTCTCCGCGCTGTGCGCGCCGCTGACCGGGATCCTGCACGTCGGCCTGGCCGCGGGCGGCACGGACGCGCTGACGCGGGCGGTCGCGGCCGACCTCGGGAAGGCGGGCTTCGAGGCGCCGCCGGCCGAGGACGTGATGCGGTGGAAGTACGCGAAGCTGCTGGGGAACCTCGGCAACGCGGTCCAGGCGACCACCGGCCCGGAGCCCGGCCCGGCGAAGGCCGCGCTGCTGCTGCGGGCGGTCCGCGAGGCGAAGGCGGTCTTCGGGGCGGCGGGCATCGCGTACGCCTCGGACGCGGAGCAGGCCGCCGCGCGCGACGGCAAGGCGGAGCAGCCGCCGGGAGTCCGGGGCGGGTCGTCGTGGCAGAGCCTGGCGCGGGGCACGGGCTCGGTGGAGGCGGACTACCTCAACGGGGAGATCTCGCTGCTGGGCCGGCTGCACGGCGTCGCCACGCCGGTGAACGACGTGCTGCGGCACGCGGCCAACATCTTCGCCCGCGAGGGCCTCCCGCCGGGCGCGATGTCCATCGAGGACCTCACCGCCTTGGCCGACGAGGCCGTGGCCCGCTCCTAG
- a CDS encoding sirohydrochlorin chelatase — protein MSTAPALLVIAHGSRDPRHAATVHALTGRVRALRPGLRVETAFLDFNTPTVGQVLSSLYLSGVREVVALPLLLTRAFHAKSDIPAALAESTARLPGLSVRVADVLGPSALLLSALDRRLAEAGLTPADRATTAVVLASAGSTDPEAIAAIAETAREWRRTGWCAVRPAFASAALPRTQDAVRALRAEGFARVAVAPYVIAPGRLPDRIAAGAEAGGADVLAEVLGPAPELARLLLRRFDAAACAPARLSALTA, from the coding sequence GTGTCCACCGCACCCGCCCTGCTCGTCATCGCCCACGGCAGCCGCGACCCGCGGCACGCGGCGACCGTGCACGCCCTGACCGGGCGCGTGCGGGCGCTGCGGCCCGGGCTGCGGGTGGAGACGGCCTTCCTGGACTTCAACACCCCGACGGTGGGCCAGGTCCTGTCTTCGCTCTACCTGTCGGGGGTGCGCGAGGTCGTCGCGCTCCCCCTGCTCCTCACCCGTGCCTTCCACGCGAAGTCCGACATCCCGGCGGCGCTGGCCGAGTCGACGGCCCGGCTGCCGGGGCTGTCGGTGCGCGTGGCCGATGTCCTCGGGCCTTCGGCGCTCCTGCTCTCGGCCCTCGACCGCCGGCTGGCCGAGGCCGGACTCACCCCGGCGGACCGCGCCACCACCGCGGTGGTGCTCGCGTCCGCCGGATCCACAGACCCGGAGGCGATCGCAGCGATCGCTGAAACCGCGCGGGAGTGGCGGCGCACCGGTTGGTGTGCCGTGCGTCCTGCGTTCGCCTCCGCTGCCCTTCCCCGTACGCAGGACGCCGTACGGGCGCTGCGCGCGGAGGGCTTCGCACGGGTGGCGGTGGCGCCGTACGTCATCGCCCCGGGGCGGCTGCCGGACCGGATCGCCGCGGGAGCCGAAGCCGGCGGTGCGGACGTCCTGGCCGAAGTCCTGGGCCCGGCGCCGGAACTGGCCCGGCTCCTGCTGCGCCGCTTCGACGCCGCGGCCTGCGCGCCCGCGCGGCTCTCGGCCCTGACCGCCTGA